The proteins below are encoded in one region of Dioscorea cayenensis subsp. rotundata cultivar TDr96_F1 chromosome 18, TDr96_F1_v2_PseudoChromosome.rev07_lg8_w22 25.fasta, whole genome shotgun sequence:
- the LOC120282585 gene encoding LOW QUALITY PROTEIN: triacylglycerol lipase 2-like (The sequence of the model RefSeq protein was modified relative to this genomic sequence to represent the inferred CDS: deleted 1 base in 1 codon) has product MAMYNNIIVLYLLFCVISFEGGLGVRINKEDQELFMRSTSVSQAPAPSAIVPPAPAPGSTGGTCKTRVEIFGYPCEEHTVTTEDGYILSIQRIPNGRSGSNSGAAKTPVLLQHGLMMDGTTWLMNSADESLGYILADNGYDVWIANSRGTIYSLGHTSLSAADPEYWNWSWDELTAYDLPATFEYVYNQTGQQQLHYVGHSLGTLIAMTSFCQGNLVNMLKSAALLGPVAYMDQVDSPLARGAADSFIADAIYWLGLDQFDPNGEAVHNLLAKLCKEPHVNCFDLLTSFTGPNCCLNSSAVEVFLDHEPQSTATKNMVHLSQMIRRGTVTKYDYDDATENMEHYGQSSPPAYNISGMASDIPLLFGYGGQDQLADVKDVEHLLQAIQPHDQDKLTIHYLAKYSHADLVMAVNAKQDLYDPILDFFHLHS; this is encoded by the exons ATGGCAATGTACaacaatattattgttttataccTGCTATTCTGTGTAATATCATTTGAAGGTGGTCTTGGTGTGAGGATTAACAAGGAGGATCAAGAGCTCTTCATGAGGTCAACTAGTGTTAGCCAAGCTCCAGCTCCATCAGCCATTGTTCCGCCTGCTCCTGCACCAGGTTCAACAGGAGGCACTTGCAAAACTAGAGTGGAGATTTTTGGCTATCCATGTGAAGAACACAct GTGACAACTGAAGATGGTTATATACTAAGCATTCAGAGAATTCCAAATGGCCGATCTGGCTCTAACTCCGGAGCA GCAAAGACTCCTGTTTTGCTGCAACATGGACTCATGATG GATGGAACTACATGGCTGATGAATTCAGCAGATGAATCACTCGGCTACATTCTTGCAGACAATGGATATGATGTGTGGATTGCTAACTCTCGCGGCACCATTTACAGTCTTGGTCACACCTCCCTCTCTGCTGCTGATCCT GAGTATTGGAACTGGTCATGGGATGAACTCACTGCATATGATCTTCCTGCCACCTTTGAATATGTTTATAATCAGACAGGCCAGCAACAACTACATTATGTTGGTCATTCTTTG GGAACCTTGATTGCCATGACATCCTTCTGCCAAGGAAATCTGGTGAACATGTTGAAATCTGCTGCACTTCTTGGCCCCGTCGCTTACATGGATCAAGTGGACTCTCCTCTCGCACGTGGTGCCGCTGATTCATTCATTGCTGAT GCTATTTATTGGTTAGGCCTTGACCAGTTTGATCCAAATGG AGAAGCAGTGCACAACCTTCTCGCAAAGCTCTGCAAAGAACCTCATGTGAACTGCTTTGATCTGTTGACATCCTTcacag GTCCAAACTGCTGCCTCAACTCCTCAGCTGTAGAAGTTTTCCTGGATCATGAACCACAATCCACGGCAACCAAGAACATGGTTCATTTATCTCAAA TGATCCGCAGAGGTACAGTGACTAAATATGACTATGATGATGCAACGGAGAACATGGAACACTATGGACAAAGTAGCCCACCGGCTTACAACATATCAGGGATGGCAAGTGATATTCCTCTCTTGTTTGGGTATGGAGGGCAGGACCAATTGGCTGACGTTAAGGACGTGGAGCACTTGTTGCAGGCCATACAACCCCATGATCAAGACAAGTTGACTATTCACTATCTTGCTAAGTATTCACACGCTGACTTGGTCATGGCTGTCAACGCCAAGCAAGACCTCTATGATCCTATTTTGGACTTCTTCCATCTCCACTCTTag
- the LOC120282463 gene encoding E3 ubiquitin-protein ligase EL5-like, with protein MSTTTNSGTGIVIGTEIIVAGVIFFFMLVAFAFFIYFYTIGRHHLRGSSHSGDAIPTTTLELRTSTGLEEAVIQSIPVVRFSSSDGVECAVCLSDIGDGEKARLLPLCKHGFHLVCIDVWLSSHSTCPLCRCDITGKVAGGTTSADNQRLQRVDEIQVEVIPALDDETPSMDQDVMNSSNRNKTPVSSSPRLRSLTRLWSQGKRTMAVASSSSSLSTREGDIEDQGMHN; from the coding sequence ATGTCGACAACCACCAACTCCGGCACCGGAATAGTCATAGGAACCGAGATAATCGTCGCCGgagtcatcttcttcttcatgttaGTAGCTTTCgccttctttatttatttctacACTATAGGCAGACACCACCTCCGCGGCAGCAGCCACTCCGGTGATGCTATACCAACCACCACCTTGGAGCTAAGAACCAGCACAGGACTTGAAGAAGCAGTCATCCAATCCATCCCTGTGGTTAGATTTAGTTCGTCAGACGGAGTAGAGTGCGCCGTTTGTTTGTCGGATATCGGCGACGGCGAGAAGGCCCGGTTACTCCCACTGTGTAAGCATGGGTTTCACTTGGTTTGCATTGACGTGTGGCTGAGCTCGCACTCCACGTGTCCTCTTTGCCGCTGCGACATCACTGGGAAGGTCGCCGGAGGGACAACGTCCGCTGATAACCAGAGATTACAAAGGGTTGATGAGATTCAGGTTGAAGTAATTCCTGCTCTTGATGATGAAACGCCATCAATGGATCAGGACGTGATGAATAGTAGCAATAGGAATAAGACTCCGGTGAGTTCTTCTCCAAGATTGAGATCTTTGACCAGACTCTGGAGTCAAGGGAAGAGAACCATGGCcgtggcttcttcttcttcttctttgagtaCAAGAGAAGGTGACATAGAAGACCAGGGAATGCACAATTGA
- the LOC120282134 gene encoding senescence-specific cysteine protease SAG12-like yields the protein MARDIGLRNGVSGSSRAFAALAAVEGAFKISTCRLERKARTPVAHISDYQCVPANEEALLKAVAHQLVSAAVFSEKVDFRQYRGSLFFKHHEGYPNHAVTIVGYGKERNGINQHHIGQDIRAENVKGGYVSGCFSIVSENLSVDADGDR from the exons ATGGCGAGGGATATTGGATTACGTAACGGTGTTTCCG GTTCCTCTCGGGCCTTTGCTGCGTTAGCTGCTGTGGAGGGAGCCTTTAAGATCAGCACATGTCGGTTG GAACGGAAAGCAAGGACACCCGTAGCACATATCAGTGATTATCAGTGTGTGCCTGCAAACGAGGAGGCTTTGCTTAAAGCTGTAGCTCACCAACTAGTTTCAGCTGCTGTCTTTTCTGAAAAAGTAGACTTTAGGCAATATAGAGGTAGTTTATTCTTTAAACATCATGAAGGTTATCCTAATCATGCTGTTACTATAGTTGGGTACGGGAAAGAACGTAATGGGATCAA TCAGCACCATATTGGCCAGGATATAAGGGCAGAGAATGTGAAGGGAGGCTATGTTTCTGGTTGCTTTTCCATAGTTTCTGAGAAT TTATCTGTTGATGCTGATGGTGATCGGTGA
- the LOC120282135 gene encoding ervatamin-B-like — MARDIGLRNGVSGSSRAFAALAAVEGAFKISTCSCWAFAALAVVEGAFKISTGRLISLSAQQLVNYDRMSHGCCGGSRVSAFKYIGVISEDNYLHIRTQGCWQEWKVRTLVAYISDFQHVPTNEEALVKVVAHQLVMK, encoded by the exons ATGGCGAGGGATATTGGATTACGTAACGGTGTTTCCG GTTCCTCTCGGGCCTTTGCTGCGTTAGCTGCTGTGGAGGGAGCCTTTAAGATCAGCACAT GTTCCTGTTGGGCCTTTGCTGCTTTAGCTGTTGTGGAGGGAGCCTTTAAGATCAGCACGGGCCGCTTGATTTCTCTGTCTGCACAACAACTTGTAAATTATGACAGGATGAGCCATGGATGCTGTGGTGGCAGTAGGGTGAGTGCATTCAAGTATATTGGCGTGATATCAGAAGATAACTATCTACACATACGAACTCAAGGTTGCTGGCAGGAATGGAAAGTAAGGACACTAGTAGCATATATCAGTGATTTTCAGCATGTGCCTACAAACGAGGAGGCTTTGGTTAAAGTTGTAGCCCATCAACTAGTGATGAAGTAG
- the LOC120282137 gene encoding ervatamin-B-like codes for MARDIGLRNGVSGSCWAFAALAVVEGAFKISTGRLISLSAQQLVNYDRMSHGCCGGSRVSAFKYIGVISEDNYLHIRTQGCWQEWKVRTLVAYISDFQHVPTNEEALVKVVAHQLVMK; via the coding sequence GTTCCTGTTGGGCCTTTGCTGCTTTAGCTGTTGTGGAGGGAGCCTTTAAGATCAGCACGGGCCGCTTGATTTCTCTGTCTGCACAACAACTTGTAAATTATGACAGGATGAGCCATGGATGCTGTGGTGGCAGTAGGGTGAGTGCATTCAAGTATATTGGCGTGATATCAGAAGATAACTATCTACACATACGAACTCAAGGTTGCTGGCAGGAATGGAAAGTAAGGACACTAGTAGCATATATCAGTGATTTTCAGCATGTGCCTACAAACGAGGAGGCTTTGGTTAAAGTTGTAGCCCATCAACTAGTGATGAAGTAG